Sequence from the Notolabrus celidotus isolate fNotCel1 chromosome 14, fNotCel1.pri, whole genome shotgun sequence genome:
ACTATGACCCAATTCATCATCACTTCCTGTGGATTTtccacagcctgcatgtttggtgCTAATGTCAACACAAGATAGGATAAAAGTACCCTCACTGCTTTGCTGAGACAGGACAAAGCATCTGTTGaccggtgtttcggtttaaagagtgaccctgtgaAGTGGCGACTTCCAATTGATTGTGTCACAGGAGCAATAATATAGCATTTGACAATTTAGTATACCTATTAGTCATCAAGACTAGTTTCCCCCTCACACTTGTTACAGCATTCTTCATAACTAAGTCATTTCTGGGGTGACAGAGTTAATTTGACagtacctccctccctccataaACAGGCTCAGTGTAGGCACAGCTACAgctaataaaatgtaatattcctGAACTGTAATTCACACAGCTAGTTCCTAAAGGCAAGTTATATTTGACCTGTAATCTGACTGATATTCTGACTAATCCCCTCCCAGCattgtggttgtgtttttgtttttatttactgaaCTCAGGATCTTCTTTAGAGATAAAGCTGTCTTGTGTTTTGACGAGTGTAGCAGACACTTtactgtgtgtctctctctcatacTCAGAATCAGTTCTGTTCATGCGTCCATCATCAGAGCTTATTTGTTTCACACTTCTATGTCAATGAAAcatctttgtctgtttgttcCAGGTGCACACTTTCACTGACGTCTGCTGGGACAAGTGCGTGGACAGCCCCGGCTCCAAGCTGGACTACAGGACGGAGACGTGTCTGCAGAGCTGCGTGGAGCGCTTCATCGACACCACCCTGACCATCACCAACCGCTTCACACAGATGGTGCAGAAGGGAGCTCATTAAGGATCCAAGTGGACTATAGAAGACTGTGAAATTAGACGTGAATTAAAGCTTTTGTATCTCTGTGGTGTCGGTGGACGAGAACGTGaagagacatttttttatatgaatCACTGTGTTTTCTTCAAAATGTGATACAAGTTAAAGCTCTGCATGGGTGTAGCTGCGTGTGGCAGCAAGAGAACGTGATGTGATGATAGTAAAGTGACACGTTACTCTCAGGCTCTCTGTCTCGTTTGTGATCTTTCATGCATGTTaccaaaaaaacagagaataaaTCAAGACTACAATCTATCAGGGGACATCTATGATCTTTAAATTATATGAGAAACACCCTGctggcaaggcagctttatttgtatagtacatttcatacacgagggcaactcaatgtgctttacattaaaaaattaaaagcattggagacattcagacaagcataaaagaacataattaaaatgacaaatataataaaacagaaaagaaaaggaaaatgagaaatatattaaaaattacattaaaatgttaatttaaagtgagttaaaatgagctaagccaggaaggcagtggcaaacaAGAAAGTCttagtgtttgatttaaaagaggtgagagttggagcagacctgcagttttcagggagtgtgttccagatatgtggtgcataatgactaaacgctgcttcaccatgtttcattctgactctagggactgaaagcagaccaggacctgatgatctcagaggtccagatggttcataaagtatcagcagatcagcaatgtatttatGGTCTAAACCAgaggcgtcaaactcatttcaattcaggggccacatagagcccaagttgatctgaagtgggccagaccagcaaaatcataacaaaatggcctataaataacgacaactctacatttttccttttgttttagtcCAAAAAactacaagtacattctgaaaatgttcccatttaatgaactatctttttacaaaaacagctgttgtattttttgccatgataagtctcatagtgggctgaatattttactatttaagccctgaaacctgctgggAACACATCAAAcccacaggttacccattcccctgacacacacagtgtaatgtttactgcagaagagcagagagattataataatgaagaaggtaaagttgattattttggaccccttagctccagcatgaacagtgtgcTTCCTGGACAGTGTTTTAtacaggggtgtagtgctagtgtaagtagttagtggatcatcttatagtgctctaaaaagtcttcatgaatctcaaccggattttgcaaacagcaagtcatctattttctcactttgagaacaaatgtcctggaaaaagaGTACTGTTCAGGTTCTGGTTTGCtctgtcagcactatgattgtatgtgacccccagaggacaaatctgaaatagtagttacttttgttgaaaaattgcagtttatgtcttctctgtaatcttTTCACttctgcgggccggattggaacctctggcgggacggttttggcccgcgggccgcatgtttgacacccctggtctaaaccattcagtgctttataaaccatcagcaggattttaaagtctattctctgacagacaggaagccagtgtagagatctaagaactggagtgatgtggtctactttgttggtccttgttaggactcgagcagcagcattctgtatgagctgcagtcgtctgatggactttttagggagtcctgtaaagaccccgttacagtagtctagtctgctaaagataaatgcatggaccagtttgtctgcatcctgctgagacatgagtcctttaatccttgatatattctgaaggtgatagcaggcagactttgtaattgtcttaatgtggctgctgaaatgaaggtctgagtctaagactacaccaaggtttctggcttggtttgaacatttcatctgtgcagattggagctgagcagtaacctttaacctttcttcctccaaaaacaatcatttcagttttgtctttgtttaactgaagaaagttctggagGAGCGCTGGAGAAAATGAATGACTCACAAAAGAGCCAATTAACAATACCACACTTAATACAGTTAGTTATTCATCATATTTAATAATACATGAGATCTAAAAGACATCACTAAATATTTAAGGCACTTCATTTTGTGTTTGGCTGCAAAATGtccaacaaacataaacatgaaatgTTTCCTGACCGAGTAATCAAGTCTAAATAAATGTACACTGATACAGAAGGACAGAACATTCTGTTTAATGTCAGTATtataacatttttcatctttaGCTGTACAAGAGAGCAGGCGATGGTGTGAAGTATTCAGAATTAGCACGAGGGCTGCATGAAGATTTATAAGGGAGGGGTACAACTGAGATACTTTTATCCTTCCTAACTTTCATCAACAGAAACTATTTCTTATAAAGAAGTTAACACCAAATGTGCATCATTAATACAAAGGTCCATATGAAGCAGTTAGTCTGAGTGAGCCGTCTTTATTCTCCTCCACAGTATGAGGATCTTTCTGCTGACACCTGTCGACCTCTTCCATCTCTCTGAAACATGCAAGCTCAGTTTTTGCGCTTAAACGTGACGTTAAGATGAGTTTGAACTCTACCTTCGACCCACAGCTCTGTTAAAGATTAACACAGGGGTTCTTGTGACCTCTTATAAAAAGGCTGTTACTAGTTTTGACCTCCTGACCTGCTCCAGACATCAATCAGTTATGAGCAGACCCATGAAGGAGACTTTTACTCTCTGGACTTTCACTTGAGTAACCGTCTGAAGCTCATATAGAATAAAAACGTGGAAATGTAAAGTGACTACAGATTTCAGGACACGTTTTACAGCTTCAAATGTGCACCTGCAGTatttcttaaagggacagttcacttttttaagtgttgtttttttgagatACTTGTCATCAGTGCGTGtattacccatagactgtataaaatatggacgtagtatccgtgacgtcacccatctgttcctgagagctgttttgaagcaaatcgacggcagcagctatattggtaatgcggaactcaactaggcagagtgtgacgtagtgtgagccttttagccaatggctgtgtgttcccaaccgggagtcacgtcagtcatatccttatttgggcaaaactcgtaatcttaatatcttctgaatcgtcacgttagaaaaaaattcaccccccgtacagtgtgtgccataagagagattagctttgtagggctaagccggtttttgaaccaggctgtcaacatgtttattaatgctgcaaagatcgtctttttcccattcatatcaatgtggtttccggtgtttctgcagccagcctcaagcggattttcgatgtattgcagtttataacacttccgcattggcttcatcgtttgagaccggagtttgccgcttggtattaCCCAAGATCAGCTCGGCCtggtttttgacctatactgcagccagccactagggagagcagtttttgtggaggCCTCAATTGGAGCCGAgtgagatgacgtccattttatatacagtctatgtgttcccgcctgtcaatcaagtccgtCATGTCCTTAtctgggcaaaactcataatcttatcttctgaactggcgagttagaaaaaaattacgTAAACCCAAGCtgtttcttgaaccaggctgtaaacatgtttatttctgctgtaaagattgtcttctttgaatggatgtgtaagaggtttctggtgtttctgcagccagcctctagtggattctcgatgaattgcagtttctaacacttccacaATGGCTTCATATTatgaggccggaggttgccgtttaGGTAAGCCCCGAAGTTAGACTAACTTCAGCCCTGGAGCAGACCCGTAAGTCTCCCCTGTGCTCCCCGTTTACGATCTGGAAGCTGAAGCTCAGAAAAAGAAGCTTAGCTATCAACTTCTGCAGAAGGGTCAGCAGGTCAGCTCTTCCACAGAATTTAGCTAGTTTAAGAAAGTCTGAACCAGGTACTGATGTTGGTGCAAGTTAGAAAATTCTgcacacttcctcctcctcctgcagcgcaTTGATAAGCTTTTTTGAACCGACTGAAGAGGAAACAAATACGACTGGATTAGAAAATGAGTGACTGTGACAGTTGATTTATCAAGAGTTAGTTGCAGTTTGACTGACCGCTTGGTTGTTGAATGCAACGcatgagcagagcagaggaggaacagtgagaggaagCATACAGTAATGAATCCTGAACTAAGAGTCAGTGAGCTTTCCATCTGCAAGGATCTGCACCAACATACGAGATCTCTGAGGTGTGTTTTGGATAGAGGAAGGGAAAAGACATCAGCCAAGCACCATATAATCTATTTTCATATATGTTCAGCAGTTGTAAAAGTGAGTCTGAGTTTACAAAGCTAGACTCAGCAAACATTTCCCCGTGTTTAAGGTCCCTGCTGCTACTTTCAAGTTTCTTAAATGCggcatgatgttcattttgtCAGTTATACTCTCTATATGAGTAAAATGGGAGATAAAAGAGTGCATTTTCAAGGTGTGACTGACAGGAAACAGTCCTTGTTAACTTGGACACAGATATGTGTTTCCACCCTCTTCTCAAAGTATGAGTGCTTCTGGTTGAATATAAaaagacagggagagaaaacTTCAGGATTTCATGTTTCAAAAGGTACATTAAAAACCGATGGGTGACGTTGTAGAGGCCGTTTTTAAATACAGTCTGAGGTTGAAACAGTTGGACCAGTATTTACAAGATCATCTGAACATGAAGGAGCACGTGTGAACAAACAGATACTTGATTTAAGTCATTAAAGTGTAAGGCTGTTTATGTTTTTGGCTGCCCTGAGTGCAGACTTCATGGCGGTCTCTATCCACCCGTGTGGGGTCGCCGTGTGTTCTCCTGCAAAGTGCACCCGGCCC
This genomic interval carries:
- the timm8b gene encoding mitochondrial import inner membrane translocase subunit Tim8 B, giving the protein MDNFDYNASEKAEASELQRMIAIEQQKAQFQAQVHTFTDVCWDKCVDSPGSKLDYRTETCLQSCVERFIDTTLTITNRFTQMVQKGAH